The following nucleotide sequence is from Nitrospira defluvii.
CCGCCGTGCAGGTAAAACCCGTCTCTCCGCTTCCGCACACCCTCCGGCGTCGTGACCGTTTTCGAACCCTGAATCTTGATCCGCTTCGGTCCCCAGCAGTCCTGCGGCGTATAACATTGCTGCGCGGGATTGGCTGGGGTCGGGCAAGGCACATTGCAGTAGTGGGCGCCTTCACAAGGGCTCGGGTCGCTGCTGGTAATCTCCTGATAGCCGCTCGCGATCGCATTGGCCCCGCATACGCCGCCTTGAATGGTGGAGACCGCGGCCCTGGTCACTTGCGGCTTCATGGCATAGATCCCGGTCGGAATCGGACCCACTGAAGGTTCATTTTCTCCGTGCCCAGGATGACCCGACACAGCAGGGGCCACATAGGTCGGGTTCCCTGCATTGAGCACGATCACCCGGCCGGTTTGTCCGCCCGTGTAGCCGACGAGATCGTCCTTATGCCGTTGAATCGTAGCCGCCGGTCGCCCGCCTTGCTGAATCACATGGGTGAGCTCATGGGCAAGGAGATGCCGCCCTGCTTCCGTACCCGGTGAATACTGTCCTGCGCCGAAGACCACATCCTTGCCGACCGTGTAGGCCAGGGCGTGCACTCCGCGAGCCGACGCCGCCGCTGTCGCATCGTCATGTATCCGCACGTCGCCAAAATCGTGGCCAAAGCGGCTCGCGAAAAATTCGCGCGTCGACGTATCCAGGGGACGACCCGGCGAGGCCAGGACATGCTGAACCGACGAGAGGGAATCGGCTGACTGCGTCGTCTGCGGGGCGACTTGACGCTGCGCGACCGCCGTCGAAGCCGCCGACCCTTTGGGCGATGGTGCCTTGGCACTCTTGCATTCACGCTTGGTGAGCACCAGGAAGCCGTCCGGACAGTGATAATCGTAAAAACACAAGGGAGTCGCCGCCGGCGGCGTTTCGGTGGAAATGCGCCCTGGGCCCATACCGACCACGATGTCGGTCGCCCGCACGATCACTCTGACCACCAGCCCATCGCTGAAATGTACGAAGCAGCCATAGTTGCCGTTGGCAACGGGCGGTTCGCATTCAATGTCTTCCACCCTCGCCTGCGACGTCGGCGTGATGTCGTGTTGGACATAATTTTCGGCGGCCCGTTTGCTGATACTCTCCGGGTCGTTGCGCCAACTCGGGCAACGGCTGCCGCCTCCATCGGCAGAGCCGTCTTTGGGTGCCGTTCCGTCGGAAGCCGGTTGTTCACCGACCGGTGCCGATTCCGCACCGGCTTCTGCGCGTTGTAGCGCACCCTCTTCGCCGATCGAATGGACGCCGTCTCGGACAAACCGCTGAACCAGCGGCACCGGCTGAAGTAACTGGGAGCGTCCTCTGCCATCCGGCATCCGCATCACCTGCGCGGCCACCTGGTCCGCTTCCTGCTCGTACTCATCGCCGGGCTCGTTGACTCGCAGCTTCGCCTGCACCGACATACCGGTCATTTTCTTCTTCTCGCATTCCTCGCAGCTGCCCGACAACCCGCTGGATCCACCGCAGGCGCAGGCTCGCTGCAGCAAGCCCGGAAGGCTTGCACCCTGAACTTCACCGCCGATGCCCTGGGAAACGACCTGCACCTTCATGATCCTTACGGAATCTCCTTGATTCTGAAATACCGGCGTAGCTGAACGATCCCGCTGAGGATCTCATAGTCCTGGGTGTTCGGCATGGAGGTCAGCTTCGTGGGATATAACAACACCACTCCTCCGCCGACCTGGTGACTTCCTCCCAGCTTGACGCCGTGTTTACGGAGCCAGTCGTTCAACAGCTTCACGTCCGTCGTATCCGGCCCTGCCTTCGGCAACGACTCACCCTTCAACCAGGCAGAGAGGTTGCTATTGGCCTGTCCCGCCGGACTCCCCGGCGCGCCCAATCGTCCGCCGGAAGGCTTGATCATCCACTCGGTCGTGGGTCGGCCAGGGATGACTCGTTGGTTGTGGCGGTTGATTTCCTCCAACACCGCAATGCCTTCAAAGCGCGAGGGATCGCCCTTCCCCGGTCCTCCCGGCCCCGCCGCTCCGCCCTTGCCGGTTCTGATGTACCAAGCCTGTGGTCCGCCTTCCAAAGTATCCACAATGCCGAGCTGTCTCCCGCTATAGGAATAGGTGCCCCACTCCTTCGCGGAGAACAGTGGAATTTTTTGCGTCGTGATCTGATCTTGAAGATCCCGGTCGGTCACCTCGATCTCGGTCGTATAGTCATCGTCCACCGTGTGGCTACTGGCATGCATGACGATTTCGTAATGACCGGACTTCGCCTTCCGCTTGGCGCTGAACTTGTTAATCCAGCGATATTTTTTCTTGAGCGGAGCCAGCGACGCGAGGACGGTGGGAACCGCACTGTCCTTCGTATCGTGAACTTCGACGATGGCGCGGGCCGCGCCGAGCGCGAACGGCAGTTGCGCGGATTTTTCCCGCCCGTCTGCCGCATCAGGCTTGTCGAGCTTCCCCTTGGATGTCTTGCGATCGGGAACGAGTTTTTCCAGTTTGACGAGGAGCCCTTCAACGATCTTTGCCAGTTTGCCCCCGACCTTACCTAGTTTCCCCACCCACTTGACGACGTTGGCGATTGCGGCCGTAAAGATGGCCATTGCCACTTCGGCCAGGATGTAGCCGATGACGGTGCCGCGAAAATGCCATTTGCGGTAGGGATTGGGATCCTTCACCCAGCAATACAGAAAATCCTCGATGGATTTCGCCAGGAGGCCGCCGATCGCCGTCAACAACTCTCCGGCCAGCTCTTTGACCTCGTCTGCGGACATCTCCTTGATCACGGCAATCATGTCGGAGGCGGCCTTCAGCATCTCGCCATTCACCAGACTCAACATACCGTTGAAGATGCCCGACACCATGTCGTAGATCCCGATAAACACGTCGAGGACCGATTGCACGAAACCTTCCACCACCCCCACCGAAAAGCCGGCGATCCCTTTCCCCGTTTCAACCGCGCTGTTCATCCAATCGGGACGGGACGGCAGGATGTCGGCTTGCTTCAACTGTTCCACATAGCTGATACCCGGCAGCCAGATCCGCTCTCCCGCGACCAACTCGACCGAATCGAACAGGTCTTGTGTGCCCCCTCGATAGGGATCAATCCGTTCGACGAGATCGAAGTCCTCCTGCGCCTTCTTGAATTTTTGTTCGTTGATCCTGACGCCTTTTTTTGTCTCAGGGTTGCTCTGGCTCGCGACGTACACCGCCATGGCCAGCGACCGCGCATCATCCCCGACCGTGATCGGATAGGTCTTGTACTGACAATGGCTCTGCACTACTTTGCTCAAGGAGTCTTTTCCTTGAACCGGGTAAAGGAGCGCCTCGGTGTCGGGAAGCGGCGTCTTCCACCAGACGTAATCATCGGAGGCGTATCCGAACGTGCCGACGTGACCGGCCCGGCCGCAACTCTTGTCAACGGCATCGCCGACGACGCTCACGGCCAACCAATGACTCTCCGGATTGTGACTGAGGATGTGTACCTTCGTGCTTTGCGGCAACCGGGCAAGGGGCGATCCCGCCGTACTCGCCTGCTCTCGAAGATTCACGCCGCTTTCCTTGTAGACGATGCCGAGCTTGTTCACGGCAGCCCATCCCGGGCCGGCGTGTTCGGGCCCTTCGGGATCGGTTGCCTGTCTCGCGAGCCGACCGGTCGGAGGTCTGTCGCCGACCAACCGGTTCTCGGGGTCTTGTTGCACGACATGAGCAAGCTCATGAGCCATCAAGCGACGTCCATCCGGGGTTCCCGGCGAATATTGTCCTGCCCCGAAGACAATGTTGCGGCCGACTGTGTATGCCAGCGCATCCACCGTCCGCGCAGATCCGGCGGCCCTGCCGTCGGCATGGACGCGGACACGGCTAAAATCGTAACCGAAACGATCCTCGAAAAAGACGCGGGTGGCACTATCGAGGGGCCGTCCCGGCGCCGAGAGGACATCCTCCACCGTAGGCGGCGCCGTCATGGTTGCCGAGCCCACGGAGCCACCAAGCCGGCGTTGCACAGCCGGCCGGGGACCGGCCGGTTTCCAAGCCCCGTCTCGCGATGGTTCCGGCAGCCCCATCACCTGCTCCGCCACCCGATCCGCCTCCTGCTCGTACGCATCACCGGGCTCATTGACGACCAACTTTCGCTGCATCTCCCTGCCGACCAGTCCTGTGTGCGGGGAGGCGGCGCACGTTCCCCGAAAGCCCGCCGATGCCCGGCACACACCGGCCCGCTGCTCCGTGCCGTGCAGGGATGGGGCAGCAGCACCAGGAAGGGGCATTACCTGTCCTTTCGACGCTTTCATAGTTGCCCGCCCACCTTCGGCCTGACAACGATATGAGACAACGGTCCTCCGGCCCTCTGATAGAACCGGATGGTGTTCCCCATCTGCCCGCCCGCCATCTGATCCGCTCGCGCATGGAGAACAGGCTTCGACACATCACTCGGCTTGGACAGCCAGAATGATGCGCCGGGCAGTTTGAAAGCGATGTGGCTGGGCCCCTCCGAGGTATTCTGAAAACCACTTCCATACAACGCGAGATGAGCATTCGATTCCGAAGCGGTGGGCGTGGCCTCGAATTGCGCGTTCATGAAAAAGTCCCAGAGGGCCGAAGGTGGAAAACTACCCTGAGCGGCCTGTCGGCTGTAGACCGTATCAGGATGTTCACCTTCTGGGATGGCGACACCCAACGAGACCAGGAATGCCTCGCGCCGGTCCCACACGGCAGAAACCGGATCACGGAAGGCAAACGTTCCGAGCGCCCAGCCGAGGCAATTCCCCAGTGCTCGACACAGAACGAGAGAGTGAGGTTCCACAACGAACGCGTGCGTGCCGCTATTCAATTGAGGATACCGATCATAGTGGTCGCGGATTTCGATGTAGAACGAATTGCTCTGTGTCTTGATGCGCGCAATATCGGGATTCACCATGAGGTCGTACGGCCTCCCCGCGATGACCACCTCATGCGTGCTCCCGAGTTCAGAGGTGAGAGCGACAGCTTCGACGTGCGGCTGTTCCGAATCGGTTCCACATGCACGTTGGAGCAGCCCCTGCGTCCCTCCTTGAATTTGATGTACAGAGACAGACCCGAAGTCGTGCGCAAAGCGCGTTTCGTGGCAGATCCTCGCGGAGGAGTCCGGCGACTGTCCCTGGAACTGAACCGTCTCGTGCAGGATCGGAGCCGCATGGCCATTTGTATCGGCGACGGTTCTTTTCCTCGACGCGCCGAACGATACGGCTGGCCGTCCTGCAGCGGGTTTCGTCGCTCGGCCCCTGTTGGCTCGCGCCATCATCCTTGTCTACCTTAAGATCCCGAGTCGGGCCATTGGAGAATCGGCATGCGCGACCGGATAAAATCCAGAAAGATGCCCCGGGTCGTGTCGGACCAACCGGCGCTAGTGAACTCAAACGTGTCGCGAATGAACGCGTCGGCATCCGCACAGTCGCAGTGACATCGCAATGCGGTGAGAATGCCGTTGATGCTCTCGTAGGGACTGAACAGCGCATCGCGATAGGCGGACTGCAAGTTGTCGAGCAAGGCGCCATAGTCGCCGACACGGGTGCGGCGCCGAACTGACGTGAAGACCGGCTCGAACTCAGCCAGGATCGCACTGAGTTCGCTCAGGTAAAAGTCGAGTGGGTATTCGGTCCCGTCGGAAGCCCGGTACAGTGTCGTCGAGCGTGTGCAGGAGCCGCCGATGTCCGGATGGGCCGTGCTGTCATACCGAATATGCTGCGCTTCGTGGACGAGTAATTCACGCAACCACTGCACCCAGTACTCCCGTGGATATCCTCCGACCATGCGCGGCGGCGGGAGGTCCGTCGCCTCATCGATCAGTCGGTCTGTCTCCGCAGGAACAAACATGCACATGGCATCACGAGGGCCGGCGAAGGGGGGTACGACACCGGTGAGGCTCGCACAGGGTCCTGCGGCGGCCCCGGTGGAGGCCCCAAGGTCGCGATCGACCAGCACGCCATAGAAGGCAGAGAGGTCTATGCCCTCCGCAGCGGCAAACGCCTCGACGTGTTGTGCGCGGCTTCCATGCCCGGAGGCCACAACCGCAGCGGGGTCCCGCCTCGCCTCCTCAGAACGGGCCGTGCGCCCCGACGCTTCAGCCGCATATTCCGAAGCATTAAACGGACCCGGATCGCCGGAGATCGGCTCGGTGCAGGTTCTGCCCGTGACGCATTGACGCTGGATCCCGAAAGCGGTCCGCGACCCTCCCTGCTGGATCACATGGGCCAGCTCGTGTGCGAGAAGCTGCCGCCCGGCGCTGTCATGTGGTGCATACCGACCCTGCGCGAACACGATATCCTGCCCACTCGTATACGCCAGAGCGTTCACCGACGCGGCGGATCTGGCTGCTCGGTCGTCGCGGTGCACTCGAATCTGTCCGAAGTCATGTCCGAAACGTGGCTCGAAAAATGCTCTGGTTGCCCGGTCAAGTGGGTGGCCCTGAGAAGCCAGCACGTCTTCCACAATGGGCGGGACCACACGCGCCGCTGCTCCCCCGAGGCCGTTCACGCGGAGTCGAACGAGCGAGGCCGGTGTGCTGTCCCGCGCTGTTGTCACCGAGGCTGGATGCCCCATATCCAGTACCTGCTCGGCCACGCGATCGGCTTCTACTTCGTACGCATCGCCAGGATTTCCGATGGCAAGCTGGTGCTGGATCGGTCTTCCCAAGAACTTGCGGCTCTTACAGGATTCGCACTCCCCGCTCAGCTCCGCCGAACCACCGCACGCGCATTGCCGCTGAATGAATAGACCGGACGGCGGGTTCGTGGGCGTCTTCGCGGCGGTTTGCACGGCGGCAGTCGTACTCACCGTCCTAATCCCTTTCCGATCCCATTTGCCGTGTCTTGACCAACCTGGCGTGGATCCGTTTCGCCGGTCAACGAAATCGCCTTCGTCCGAAGACGCGGCACCTCACCCAGGCTCGCGAGCCGCTCCGCCATGCCCGGCTCCGCGAGCAGCAGCGACAGTTGCTCTTGTAGTCCTTGCGCGACGGCATGCCGGTCCTCGAAGCGGAAGCCCTTCAGCACGAGGCTCTGGATGTTCACGACGACCCGCTTCATACCCACCCCCTGGTTTCCGCATCGGACAACGGGCGTTCGCGTTTCGCCGCTTCGGTATGCGCGGCCTGCAGGAGATGCTTCATGCCCACCACCGCTCCTTCATCCGCAGCCAGGAACGCGGCATTGAGGGCGATGCTGCGGATATTGCCGCCGGACATGCTGAGCCTGGCGAGTTTGGCGTAGTCGAGCTGCTCGACCGGTGTGGCAGCGGGAAAGATGCGGCGCCAGATCAATTCCCGCTGCTGCTGGTCGGGAAAGGGAAACTGCACCACGAAACTGAGGCGGCGCGAAAATGCGACATCCAGCGCCGCCTTCATGTTGGTCGTCAGAATCGCCAGCCCGCGATAGGCCTCCATCCGTTGCAACAGATAACTCACCTCGATATTCGCGTAGCGATCATGGCTGTCGCGCACTTCGCTGCGTTTCCCGAACAATGCGTCGGCTTCATCGAACAGCAACATGGCCCCGCTGGTCTCCGCCGCGTCGAACACGCGTCGCAGGTTACGCTCCGTCTCGCCGATGTATTTGCTGACGACCCCGGAGAGATCGATACGATACAGATCGAGATGCAGTTCGTTCGCCAGCACTTCCGCCGCCATGGTCTTGCCCGTGCCGCTTTCGCCCGCGAACAGCGCGCTGATTCCCAGACCGCGCACTCCTTTTCCCGCAAAGCCCCACTGTTGATAGACCATCAGCCGGTGCTTCGCGTGGGCCGCAATCTGCCGTAAGGTTCGCTGCTGCGCCTCCGGCAACACCAGATCGTTCCACCCTGCCACCGGGTCCAAACGCTGCGCCAGATCGTCCAACCGGGAACGGCTCACACTTCGGCACGCATTCCACAACGCGCTGTCCGCCTCACTCCCTGACTCTGCCACGTCACGCAACCCGGCACCGGCCGTCATGATTGCTTTGGCACTTAAGGAAAACTGGGAGGCCACGCCGTCAAGGGTTCCATTCATGCGGGCCGTGGCCGGGCCGAGCACCTGCTCCCACAATTGCCTCTGCTCGGTACCGTCCGGCTTGTTGACGGCATACCGGATGGTCGCCCGTTTGTATGAAGGCACGTCGCGACCGGCGATGAACAATGGGCTGCTGCCTCGCTCGGCGAGATGCACCACGGCCTTCGACGGCGCTCCGTCATGGCAATGGATCAGGAGAATCGCGCCCAGCAGGGCCGCCTCGCGTTGCCACAGAATCGCAAAGGCATCGGCCTCCGTTGAATGAGCCGGCAGGTCGTCGGCCTGCGCGCAATACAACTTCACTTGAAGGTGGGCGGCGACCGCCGCCGCCACATCGGCCTGTCCATCGACATCGTCGCCCGACAACAGCACGACGGGGTAGGACGAAGAGCGCTCCCGCAATCGCTCCAGCACCGACTGGCACACGTGCCGATGTTTTTCAGCCATGATCTCCGGAGCGGGCAACGGACTCAGCAGCGGGTGAAGGCGCGGGTCGAGATAGTTGACGCCGGCCAGATAGTGCAACACCCGTTCGTCGATGCGCAGCCGTCCGTTCACCAGTCCGGCACTGTCGTCGACTTCCAGCAAACGCCACCGACGCAACGGCCCCATCGCTGCCAACGCGCTCCAGTGCGAATGGTCCAGCGCCGCCAAGGCCAAACCGAACGTCGCGTGTGGCCGCGGCGCTTGTGATTGCCCCAAGGCCGCCGCGCACACACGCCCGAGTTCGGCATCCATTTCCACTCCGGCCACCAGGAGCAGGAGGTCGCGTTCGAAGGCGCTCAGACCGAACAGCTCGGACAGGGTGTCGATGGCGGCCGGTGCAGGAAGCGCCGCATGGGCCGCCTCCACCCGTGCCGCAACCAGGCGTTCATCATGTTCGGCGCCCAGCCGAAGTTTCAGACGGGAAAACTCGGCCGCCAGATAGGCTTGGTTCGCATCGCACCATGCGGCGGAGGTCTCGGCGGTCGTCATGTGATCGTCACCCGATAGTTGTAAAAGGCCGGCGGAACGGCCGACCGGTCGATAATCGGACTGTCGATACCATCCACTCGTATCCGGAGCAGAAACTCTCCCGTCGGGGCATCGGCGACAGCGACGGTCACCGTTCCGGTCGCGACGGTGATCGGAGCGACCGGGATCTCGCGGGTGCCCAGCAGCAACGACACCGTCTGCCCCGGCTGGATCTGCGGCTGCACCGAAAGTACGAGGGTGGCCACTCCGCTCCCGTCCCGGACGACTGCAACCGGCATCGCGCTCGTGATCTCCGGCCCGATCACGAGCGCCACGGCGTTACTGATGCGTGGATCGGATTCGCCGGGACGAATGACCCGCATCGCCAGTTGATACAAGCCGGCCGGCACGGCCGGCACCGTGAAGGAGGCCAGACCCTCCCCTCCCCCTGCGACCGGCAACGCCTGTTCGATGTCAAATCGACTGTTCGAGAGCAGGACTGCGCGATTGGTGCCATCGAGATGATGGCCCGTGAGTTCGACGATCGCGCCGACCGTGGCAGCCGGCTGTCCGTTGGTTGCAGCCGCAGTCTGAATGGTGGGAAAGGGCGGGAGCAGATCGGCCTGCACCACCACACCCCGGTCCCGCTTCGTGACCGGGTCGACAGGGCCTCGACTCAGGACCGGCAGCGTCGATCGCGTCGGTTTGGAGGACTCGATCAGCACGACTGTCGCCACGTACGCCGCGGAAGGCCGGTAATGGGACTGCACCGCGGTCCAGAGTTTCGACATTTCCTCGCTGCTGAGGGGATCCGGCACCAGTTTGATCTGTTCGACCTGATCCGCCAGCCCGCACTCAGCCAAGGCTCGAAGCGCCGGCGGCAAGGTGGTATCGACCGACGGCGACGGGGTCAATGCCGTCGTGATGGCGCGGCGATCCAGCACCGGCACCTCATGGAGTAACTGCATGGCGTACCCGAGTAGAATTTCGCTGCCCAATTCTTCCGCGCTGTAGGCACTCAGCAGGTAATGCAGATCCAGGGCCAGCGGCGGATTGCTGAGGCGCTGCATGCCCGACCCATCGCGAGAGGGCAATGCATGGTTGCGCCAGCCGGTATTGAACGTCACTTGATGGAGGAAGAGATTCAGCTGGGTGCTTTCTGTTCCGTTGACCGGCACCACACGATCCGGAGGCAATGCACTCACAGTCACGGTACTGCCAAGCAGCCCGCTGACGTTGTGATTGATCAACCCATCGTTCAGTAGATCTCGCAGCACGGCCGTCACGCCGGCAATGGCCAATGCCGTGCTCACGATCTTCCTCCCTGACGACGCGTCAAATAGTCTTCCAAGGACATCGCCGGCCGGCGAGTCGCCGGTTTCCGTTTCGTGTCTGGCGCAGTGGACACCGCCGTCACTTCAATCCGCCCGATGGTGACTTCCACAGGAGGTTCGGTTGGAGCCACGTTGATCTGTTGCGTCCTCCGACCCGTGCCCGACCCAGACGCCAACGAAGGCGGGGCCGCAGCGGAGGAACGAGGCATAGCCTGACGAGTCTCCACCAGGCGCGGCGGCGGTTCGATGCGGGCCGTAGGAGGCAGAGGCGCGGAGCCGAGGCGGCCTGCGATGTTCGGTTGGGTCGTCCCCCTCTGACGACTCGGTGCAGTGTTGCGAATCGTCACCGAACTCACATGCGGCGATGCGAGCGTCTCATGGGTCGGCTGAGGAACGACTGCCGAGGCGTTCCTCACCAACGGCGCAAGCGACGATTCGGCTTGGCGCGGCCCCTGCACAGCATGCGGGGTCGGCCGTGAAGCGGGAGCCGGCGGTCGCCTCTCCCGTTGATCAGTCTGCGTCAGCAGCCCGCCTTCGTGATCGCCCTGGCGGATGGATGTCGGTGGCGCTTGGTTTGCGTCAGCTGGCGGCAACAACGAATCGACCACCGGGAACTCGGACAGCCCCGTCCGACTCCCCGCCGGTGCGAACATCGATGGGGTGCGCGGCTGAACCATGGCCACGGTCCCGGCCTGCCGCTCCACCAATCTGGTGACAAAATCGCTCATGCCAAGGCCATCTCCACATAGAGCCCTCGACGCTGTTCACTCATGCGGAGGACCTCTCCTTCCGTCCAACCGTAGGTCCGTGCCAACAGATCAACTTCCTGCAAGAGTCGTCGGCTCCTCGCCTGGAGTTCATTCCAGAAGAACGTGATGGTATCGAACAGCGCCTGCCACTGGGCTCCGCAGGCCTCGCATCGCAGATCGATGAGCACTTCGGCCAGGGGATCCAGTTCACCCAATCGTCCGGCCAGGGCCACTTCGTTCACCTCAGTCCACGCCGACCTCTCGTCGTCCCCGGCCACCCCGCGGACGCAACGGGACAGAATGATGCGCCGGGCCTGGTCCGGATCCGCCGCCGTGATCGCGAGTGCCAGGTCCCGGCTGTTCGGCCCCCGCAACTCCCACAAGCGGCCGTCTTGTTCCACCCTCGTCCAAGCGGCGTCCGAGGTGACCGCCGATGCCAGGAGCGCGGCACAGGACAGTTCGAATTCGAGCCCGTTGCGACAGGTCGGACATTCCGCATAGGCCTCTATGCGATCACCGATGGTGTGCCGACGAAGATCCAGCACATGCGCATCGCGCCGCCCAACCGTCCATTCGCAGAGCGCCTCAAACGACTCCTCAGGGTACGCGTACCGCAACAACAGCAAGGCTTGGTCGATGGGATGCCGGCCCACTCCCTGCTCCCACACCTCCAACAGCGCGGCGGCGGACAGGCCCTGGTCTGAATCCTGGGTCATGCTCACGGCTCCGTAAAGGTCGGCTCAGACGGTTCCGTTACCTCGTAATCCCTCTCCCAGCCCTCGTTTTCGAGCTTGAGCGTCTGGATCGCCACCGCATTGGCATTGGCATCCAGGTCCGGCTGAGCCTGGTATTCAGACACCCAACAGCGAAACACCTTGTAGGCGATCGCCAGTTGTCCGGCCTCGTTGTACAACTCGATGATGATGTCCTTCCGGAAATCCTTCAGCGACACTTCCGCCCCCAAGCCGGAGCCGAAATTCCAGACCTTGTTCGCCCACTGCTCGAAGGCCGTGTCGTGCGTGACGCCCCGTTCGAGCGTAATGGCTTCGAACTTGGTGCGGCCGGGAGACTTACGGCTGGTGCTGGGGTCGCCGCCCTCGCGATGCTCGACGACTTCGGTCGAACGCTTCAGAGACCCGACCTTGCTGACGCCGGCCACATAGCGCCCGTCCCATTTGACCCGAAACTTGAAATTCTTATAGGGATCGAATCGATGCGTGTTCACGGTGAACTGAGCCATGTGTTCCTCCTGTTAGCAGGATACTGAAAAAAAATTGCCACCTCTGTTTCCGCATCGCACAGAGGCTCGACGCACGGGGATAGTACGCCTCGCCCCTGCGCTCGCTGCGGCCGCGGCGGACGGCCTTTTTGAGCATCCGGCGAGTGGTGATACAATCGTTTCCCTATCCACTCATACATTTCATACATTCATCTGGCCCCGACGCGCGGCTGTTTCACCAGCCGCTAGGTCGCAATCTGGCCGGCCATCTGCTGGAGCTTGATAATGACGAACTCCGCAGGCTTGAGCGGGGCGAACCCGACGACGATATTGACGATGCCGAGGTTGATGTCGTTCTGCGTCGTGGTCTCTTTGTCACACTTCACGAAGTAGGCATCCTTCGGGGTCGTCCCCTGAAACGCACCCTGCCGAAACAGATTGTGCATGAAGGCGCCGAGGTTCAGCCTGATCTGCGCCCACAGGGGCTCGTCGTTCGGCTCGAATACCACCCACTGCGTGCCGCGATAGAGACTTTCTTCGAGAAAGAGCGCCAGGCGTCGGACGGGTACGTATTTGTATTCGTCAGCCGCCGCATCGGCGCCTCGCATGGTCCGCGAGCCCCATACAACCCGCCCGTGCACCGGAAACGTGCGCAGACAGTTGATCCCCAAAGGATTGAGCAGCCCGTTTTCGGCATCCGTCATGTCGAGTTGCAGTCCGGCCACACCGTTCAAGGCGGCCTCCAACCCGGCGGGGGCTTTCCAGACCCCGCGCTGGGTGTCGGTGCGTGCCATGATGCCGGCAATGACGCCGCACGGCACGAAGGTTTCCACCTGACCGCCCAACTGGGGGTCCGCCTGTTTGATGCGAGGGAAATAGACCGCCGCGTTCCGCGCCATGTCTCCATTCAAGTTCATGCTCGCAACCCCGGCTGCGGCCGTGCTCACCGACCACCCGACCTTGGGATCGACCAGCAACATGGCGCGCCGTTTCACGCAGTAGCTCAGCGCCTCCTGATACACGGCGTCGGGAACATCACCGCCTCGGGCATCGGACAGGATACAGAGGAGGTTGAAAAGGTCGACCTTCTCCAATTGGTAGAGCCCCGTCTTGGACGCGAGGCTGCCGTTGTAGGCCGTGGCATCGAGCACCGCACTGTCGACCGCCACGTCGGCGGGAGCCGCATTTTTTGCGGGCGTGGACTTCGTACCGGCCGTCCAGACATCGGCATCCGCCAGAGTGCCTGCATGCGCAGTGGGAGATGTATTGGAAGGAAGGCTCGACGTCATACGCACGAGGGTCGACTCGGCGGCCAACACGCGATCGGCACGCCGCGCACTCTCCTTCGTGGTGAGGTTCAGGAACGTTTCCGTGACGCCTGTGCTCCCGTCACGCACCGTCAGGTCGAAGAGGTCGGCCGGTTGTACGCCAAGCCGCGTCGCCACCGCAATCAGGTTCGGGTCCGTCACCGCCTTCTTGTCCACGCGAGCTCTCACCTGCATGCCCCAGGCGCCTTCCGACGCGGCCTGCAAGGTCAGGTTGGGAACTTCGTACGTCGCTTTGCTGGCGCTTCCCACGGTGGCTTTGTAGAGCCGCACGATCACGGCCTGACTGCCGCCGTTGAGAAAAAAATCCCGGACGGCGTAGCTCAGCGTCATAT
It contains:
- a CDS encoding DUF4157 domain-containing protein, translated to MKVQVVSQGIGGEVQGASLPGLLQRACACGGSSGLSGSCEECEKKKMTGMSVQAKLRVNEPGDEYEQEADQVAAQVMRMPDGRGRSQLLQPVPLVQRFVRDGVHSIGEEGALQRAEAGAESAPVGEQPASDGTAPKDGSADGGGSRCPSWRNDPESISKRAAENYVQHDITPTSQARVEDIECEPPVANGNYGCFVHFSDGLVVRVIVRATDIVVGMGPGRISTETPPAATPLCFYDYHCPDGFLVLTKRECKSAKAPSPKGSAASTAVAQRQVAPQTTQSADSLSSVQHVLASPGRPLDTSTREFFASRFGHDFGDVRIHDDATAAASARGVHALAYTVGKDVVFGAGQYSPGTEAGRHLLAHELTHVIQQGGRPAATIQRHKDDLVGYTGGQTGRVIVLNAGNPTYVAPAVSGHPGHGENEPSVGPIPTGIYAMKPQVTRAAVSTIQGGVCGANAIASGYQEITSSDPSPCEGAHYCNVPCPTPANPAQQCYTPQDCWGPKRIKIQGSKTVTTPEGVRKRRDGFYLHGGNPHDAVSSGCVKTLDNGVFAEIRKLTGVKGTVPFCVGTACPADLAGKGTMFQVSQAVIRAVAMGNGIILP
- a CDS encoding DUF4157 domain-containing protein, which produces MKASKGQVMPLPGAAAPSLHGTEQRAGVCRASAGFRGTCAASPHTGLVGREMQRKLVVNEPGDAYEQEADRVAEQVMGLPEPSRDGAWKPAGPRPAVQRRLGGSVGSATMTAPPTVEDVLSAPGRPLDSATRVFFEDRFGYDFSRVRVHADGRAAGSARTVDALAYTVGRNIVFGAGQYSPGTPDGRRLMAHELAHVVQQDPENRLVGDRPPTGRLARQATDPEGPEHAGPGWAAVNKLGIVYKESGVNLREQASTAGSPLARLPQSTKVHILSHNPESHWLAVSVVGDAVDKSCGRAGHVGTFGYASDDYVWWKTPLPDTEALLYPVQGKDSLSKVVQSHCQYKTYPITVGDDARSLAMAVYVASQSNPETKKGVRINEQKFKKAQEDFDLVERIDPYRGGTQDLFDSVELVAGERIWLPGISYVEQLKQADILPSRPDWMNSAVETGKGIAGFSVGVVEGFVQSVLDVFIGIYDMVSGIFNGMLSLVNGEMLKAASDMIAVIKEMSADEVKELAGELLTAIGGLLAKSIEDFLYCWVKDPNPYRKWHFRGTVIGYILAEVAMAIFTAAIANVVKWVGKLGKVGGKLAKIVEGLLVKLEKLVPDRKTSKGKLDKPDAADGREKSAQLPFALGAARAIVEVHDTKDSAVPTVLASLAPLKKKYRWINKFSAKRKAKSGHYEIVMHASSHTVDDDYTTEIEVTDRDLQDQITTQKIPLFSAKEWGTYSYSGRQLGIVDTLEGGPQAWYIRTGKGGAAGPGGPGKGDPSRFEGIAVLEEINRHNQRVIPGRPTTEWMIKPSGGRLGAPGSPAGQANSNLSAWLKGESLPKAGPDTTDVKLLNDWLRKHGVKLGGSHQVGGGVVLLYPTKLTSMPNTQDYEILSGIVQLRRYFRIKEIP
- a CDS encoding DUF4157 domain-containing protein; translation: MSTTAAVQTAAKTPTNPPSGLFIQRQCACGGSAELSGECESCKSRKFLGRPIQHQLAIGNPGDAYEVEADRVAEQVLDMGHPASVTTARDSTPASLVRLRVNGLGGAAARVVPPIVEDVLASQGHPLDRATRAFFEPRFGHDFGQIRVHRDDRAARSAASVNALAYTSGQDIVFAQGRYAPHDSAGRQLLAHELAHVIQQGGSRTAFGIQRQCVTGRTCTEPISGDPGPFNASEYAAEASGRTARSEEARRDPAAVVASGHGSRAQHVEAFAAAEGIDLSAFYGVLVDRDLGASTGAAAGPCASLTGVVPPFAGPRDAMCMFVPAETDRLIDEATDLPPPRMVGGYPREYWVQWLRELLVHEAQHIRYDSTAHPDIGGSCTRSTTLYRASDGTEYPLDFYLSELSAILAEFEPVFTSVRRRTRVGDYGALLDNLQSAYRDALFSPYESINGILTALRCHCDCADADAFIRDTFEFTSAGWSDTTRGIFLDFIRSRMPILQWPDSGS